The proteins below come from a single Vanacampus margaritifer isolate UIUO_Vmar chromosome 10, RoL_Vmar_1.0, whole genome shotgun sequence genomic window:
- the psd2 gene encoding PH and SEC7 domain-containing protein 2 isoform X1 gives MTQEGQALPSPTPSENPAEPFSSTDNLPTEALNHTGQDKAGAEVKEDIEQRKEEEIGEGGEAHFHADGRAEIKTEGGEDDLKASAEIHDQPTDGGEEEERDAANGEECRNDEVNSTREEGTHAADEMKEDKVGGKDEEMRPRTEDQETQPQQTGRLTNGINGNQDEDGGGQGDFEEYEGGPHIHLDTFSSDFETTVEQADTEVEEEEEEDVPKEGSGKRNQDSFSSAFEQIVEQVQEKEEDEQETGLEEERQKAQVDNRDGFSSTFERIVESALLRGGTCYSSLDSLDVLSLTDETDSCVSFEAPLTPLIQQRAFLQGPEPLELELATVQEQEGAEAGPDAPTDGPRGGDGTGDGAGAVAGIGGSPLRTTIPGSRSEFVLSQPGRWAIPNGYHTDSQEAMETRGAMHNSVSDANLTDVLSDSDECELGSLEHLERGSTDTLANGCRADYEAAKRLAKRLYHLEGFKRCDVARHLGKNNDFSQLVASEYLSFFDFSGLSLDRALRNFLKAFPLMGETQERERILVHFSKRFCYSNLQTLNSEDGAHTLTCALMLLNTDLHGHNIGKKMSCQQFISNLDGLNNGKDFPKDLLKVLYNSIKNEKLEWAVEEEELRKSLSELVEEQCEGGSKRVARVTDSNNPFIAIPILLNAVTYKHGVLTRKSHADMDGKRTPRGRRGWKKFYAVLKGMILYLQKDEYKPDADISEVDLKNAVRIHHALATRATDYSKKANVLKLKTSDWRVFLLQAPGEEEMMSWIFRINLVAALFSAPAFPAAIGSMKKFCRPILPSSSTRLNQEEQLLSHESKLKQMSLELEEHRKNPPSSDPKSREWEEYRLKEHYLTYEKTRYETYISLLGAKIRTETDDLEKIEASVLGGLMMEGVLAGRDYHLRKTQSSPSINQAHAGLNGKGAGCTAVGPMS, from the exons ATGACCCAGGAGGGGCAGGCTTTGCCGTCGCCCACCCCATCAGAGAACCCAGCTGAGCCCTTCTCAAGTACCGACAATCTGCCTACGGAGGCTCTGAACCACACAGGGCAAGACAAGGCTGGTGCAGAGGTGAAGGAAGACATCGAGCAGAGAAAGGAAGAGGAGATCGGTGAAGGAGGGGAGGCACACTTTCATGCTGACGGGAGGGCAGAAATAAAGACAGAGGGAGGAGAGGATGATTTGAAAGCAAGTGCTGAGATCCATGATCAACCGACAGACggaggggaggaggaagagagggaTGCGGCAAACGGGGAGGAATGCAGAAATGATGAGGTGAACTCAACCAGGGAGGAGGGAACACATGCTGCAGATGAGATGAAAGAAGACAAGGTGGGGGGAAAGGATGAAGAGATGCGACCACGCACAGAGGACCAAGAAACTCAGCCCCAGCAAACAGGACG ATTAACAAATGGGATAAACGGGAATCAAGATGAGGACGGAGGTGGCCAAGGGGACTTTGAAGAATACGAGGGCGGGCCTCATATACATTTAGACACTTTTAGCTCTGACTTTGAAACCACTGTGGAGCAGGCTGACACagaagtggaggaggaggaggaggaagatgtgCCAAAAGAAGGAAGTGGGAAAAGAAACCAGGACAGTTTCAGTTCAGCGTTTGAGCAAATTGTTGAGCAGGTGCAAGAGAAAGAAGAGGACGAACAGGAGACGGGGTTAGAAGAAGAGAGACAAAAAGCTCAGGTGGACAACAGAGACGGCTTCAGCTCTACGTTTGAGCGCATCGTGGAATCTGCCTTGCTGAGAGGCGGGACCTGTTACAGCAGTTTGGACTCTCTGGACGTGCTGTCGCTCACCGACGAGACTGACAGCTGCGTCAGCTTTGAAGCGCCACTGACACCGCTCATCCAACAGAGGGCTTTCTTACAAGGCCCCGAGCCTCTTGAGCTGGAGCTGGCAACTGTTCAAGAGCAGGAAGGGGCTGAGGCTGGACCAGATGCCCCGACCGATGGACCCAGGGGTGGGGATGGTACTGGGGATGGAGCTGGGGCTGTAGCAGGAATAGGAGGAAGCCCACTGAGGACCACCATACCAGGAAGCAGGTCAGAGTTTGTTCTAAGTCAGCCTGGACGCTGGGCCATCCCCAATGGATACCATACGGACTCCCAGGAAGCCATGGAGACACGTGGAGCCATGCACAACTCTGTCAG CGATGCCAACCTCACAGACGTGCTGTCTGACTCAGACGAGTGCGAGTTGGGCAGTCTGGAGCATTTGGAGCGCGGTAGCACCGACACCCTGGCCAATGGCTGCCGAGCTGACTACGAAGCTGCCAAGAGGCTCGCCAAGCGCCTTTATCACCTTGAGGGCTTCAAGCGCTGCGATGTGGCCAGACACCTGGGCAAGAA TAATGACTTTAGTCAATTGGTGGCCTCAGAGTACCTGAGTTTCTTTGACTTTTCTGGCTTGTCACTGGATCGGGCTTTAAG GAACTTTTTAAAAGCCTTTCCGTTGATGGGGGAGACGCAGGAACGAGAGAGGATCCTGGTGCATTTTTCCAAGCGGTTCTGCTACAGCAATCTTCAAACACTCAACTCTGAAG ATGGAGCCCACACATTAACCTGCGCTCTCATGCTGCTCAACACAGATCTACACGGACAT AACATTGGAAAGAAGATGTCTTGCCAGCAGTTTATTAGTAATCTAGATGGCCTCAACAATGGTAAAGACTTTCCCAAAGATTTATTGAAG GTCTTGTACAACTCGATCAAGAACGAGAAGCTTGAGTGGGCTGT TGAAGAAGAAGAGCTAAGGAAGAGCCTGTCAGAGCTGGTGGAGGAGCAGTGCGAGGGCGGGAGTAAACGTGTTGCCAGGGTAACGGACAGCAATAACCCTTTCATCGCCATCCCCATCCTCCTCAATGCTGTAACATACAAACACGGAGTGCTGACTCGCAAAAGCCATGCTGACATGGATGGCAAACGGA CCCCACGGGGTCGCCGTGGTTGGAAGAAGTTCTATGCGGTTCTGAAGGGAATGATACTGTATCTCCAAAAG GATGAATATAAACCAGATGCTGACATTTCGGAGGTGGACCTGAAGAATGCTGTGCGGATCCACCACGCTTTAGCCACCCGCGCTACCGATTACAGCAAGAAAGCCAACGTACTCAAGCTCAAAACCTCCGACTGGAGAGTTTTTCTATTACAGGCCCC GGGTGAGGAAGAGATGATGTCGTGGATCTTTCGGATAAATCTGGTGGCAGCGCTGTTCTCTGCTCCAGCCTTCCCTGCTGCCATCGGCTCCATGAAAAAATTTTGCCGGCCCATCCTTCCGTCCTCATCAACAAGACTCAATCag GAGGAGCAGCTGCTGAGTCACGAGAGCAAGCTGAAGCAGATGAGCCTGGAGCTGGAAGAGCACCGGAAAAACCCGCCCTCATCTGACCCCAAAAGTCGTGAGTGGGAGGAGTATCGGCTCAAAGAGCACTACCTCACATATGAG AAGACTCGCTACGAGACGTACATCAGCCTCCTGGGGGCCAAAATCCGCACGGAGACGGACGATCTGGAGAAGATCGAGGCCAGCGTGCTGGGCGGCCTGATGATGGAGGGCGTCTTGGCCGGCCGCGATTACCACCTGCGCAAGACGCAGTCCTCGCCGTCCATCAACCAGGCTCACGCTGGCTTGAACGGGAAGGGCGCCGGATGCACTGCCGTGGGACCGATGAGCTGA
- the psd2 gene encoding PH and SEC7 domain-containing protein 2 isoform X2 — MWKEEYDVHFDFLLQLLDANLTDVLSDSDECELGSLEHLERGSTDTLANGCRADYEAAKRLAKRLYHLEGFKRCDVARHLGKNNDFSQLVASEYLSFFDFSGLSLDRALRNFLKAFPLMGETQERERILVHFSKRFCYSNLQTLNSEDGAHTLTCALMLLNTDLHGHVNIGKKMSCQQFISNLDGLNNGKDFPKDLLKVLYNSIKNEKLEWAVEEEELRKSLSELVEEQCEGGSKRVARVTDSNNPFIAIPILLNAVTYKHGVLTRKSHADMDGKRTPRGRRGWKKFYAVLKGMILYLQKDEYKPDADISEVDLKNAVRIHHALATRATDYSKKANVLKLKTSDWRVFLLQAPGEEEMMSWIFRINLVAALFSAPAFPAAIGSMKKFCRPILPSSSTRLNQEEQLLSHESKLKQMSLELEEHRKNPPSSDPKSREWEEYRLKEHYLTYEKTRYETYISLLGAKIRTETDDLEKIEASVLGGLMMEGVLAGRDYHLRKTQSSPSINQAHAGLNGKGAGCTAVGPMS, encoded by the exons ATGTGGAAAGAGGAATATGATGTTCACTTCGATTTTTTACTGCAACTCCT CGATGCCAACCTCACAGACGTGCTGTCTGACTCAGACGAGTGCGAGTTGGGCAGTCTGGAGCATTTGGAGCGCGGTAGCACCGACACCCTGGCCAATGGCTGCCGAGCTGACTACGAAGCTGCCAAGAGGCTCGCCAAGCGCCTTTATCACCTTGAGGGCTTCAAGCGCTGCGATGTGGCCAGACACCTGGGCAAGAA TAATGACTTTAGTCAATTGGTGGCCTCAGAGTACCTGAGTTTCTTTGACTTTTCTGGCTTGTCACTGGATCGGGCTTTAAG GAACTTTTTAAAAGCCTTTCCGTTGATGGGGGAGACGCAGGAACGAGAGAGGATCCTGGTGCATTTTTCCAAGCGGTTCTGCTACAGCAATCTTCAAACACTCAACTCTGAAG ATGGAGCCCACACATTAACCTGCGCTCTCATGCTGCTCAACACAGATCTACACGGACATGT GAACATTGGAAAGAAGATGTCTTGCCAGCAGTTTATTAGTAATCTAGATGGCCTCAACAATGGTAAAGACTTTCCCAAAGATTTATTGAAG GTCTTGTACAACTCGATCAAGAACGAGAAGCTTGAGTGGGCTGT TGAAGAAGAAGAGCTAAGGAAGAGCCTGTCAGAGCTGGTGGAGGAGCAGTGCGAGGGCGGGAGTAAACGTGTTGCCAGGGTAACGGACAGCAATAACCCTTTCATCGCCATCCCCATCCTCCTCAATGCTGTAACATACAAACACGGAGTGCTGACTCGCAAAAGCCATGCTGACATGGATGGCAAACGGA CCCCACGGGGTCGCCGTGGTTGGAAGAAGTTCTATGCGGTTCTGAAGGGAATGATACTGTATCTCCAAAAG GATGAATATAAACCAGATGCTGACATTTCGGAGGTGGACCTGAAGAATGCTGTGCGGATCCACCACGCTTTAGCCACCCGCGCTACCGATTACAGCAAGAAAGCCAACGTACTCAAGCTCAAAACCTCCGACTGGAGAGTTTTTCTATTACAGGCCCC GGGTGAGGAAGAGATGATGTCGTGGATCTTTCGGATAAATCTGGTGGCAGCGCTGTTCTCTGCTCCAGCCTTCCCTGCTGCCATCGGCTCCATGAAAAAATTTTGCCGGCCCATCCTTCCGTCCTCATCAACAAGACTCAATCag GAGGAGCAGCTGCTGAGTCACGAGAGCAAGCTGAAGCAGATGAGCCTGGAGCTGGAAGAGCACCGGAAAAACCCGCCCTCATCTGACCCCAAAAGTCGTGAGTGGGAGGAGTATCGGCTCAAAGAGCACTACCTCACATATGAG AAGACTCGCTACGAGACGTACATCAGCCTCCTGGGGGCCAAAATCCGCACGGAGACGGACGATCTGGAGAAGATCGAGGCCAGCGTGCTGGGCGGCCTGATGATGGAGGGCGTCTTGGCCGGCCGCGATTACCACCTGCGCAAGACGCAGTCCTCGCCGTCCATCAACCAGGCTCACGCTGGCTTGAACGGGAAGGGCGCCGGATGCACTGCCGTGGGACCGATGAGCTGA